The DNA region CTTGAACACGCTGCTGTCGGCGGAAGGGATCTCGAAATCGTTCGGATCCACCCCGATCCTCTCCGGGATCTCCCTGTCGATCGCCGCGGGGGAACCGGTGGGGCTGTTCGGCCCGAACGGGTCGGGGAAGACCACGCTCGTCAACATCCTCTCGGGGCTTCTTTTGCCCGACACGGGCACGGTCCGGTTCGACGGCGCGGAGATCACCCGGCTTCCCCTCGACGCCCGGTACCGTCTCGGAATCGCGCGGACCTTCCAGATCCCCCACCCGTATCCCGCCCTGTCCGTCCGCGAGGCGGTACACGTCGCCCTCGCGGTGAACACCGGGAACCGGACGGAAGGGTCCGTGCCCCGGGAGACGATGGAAGAACCGACCGAAGAGCTCCTCGCCCGCACGGGACTGTTCAACCAGCGGTTCGTGCCGTGCGCCCAGCTGTCCCAGGGGTGCCTCCGCCGCCTCGAGTTCGCACGGGCGCTGGCGTGCCGGCCGAAACTGCTGATCCTCGACGAGATCTTCTCCGCCCTCTCCGCCGCGGACGAGGGGGACCTGATGGCGCTGCTGCGCGCGGCGAACCGCGACGAGGGGACGGCGTTCCTGCTGGTTTCCCATAACCCGCCGCTGCTGAAGGCGCTTTGCAGGCGCATCCTCGTGCTCGAGGAGGGACGGATCGTCCGGGAGAGGACTTTCTGATGCCCGGGGGGACGTCCACCCTGAAGGTCCGGGACCTCTCCGTCGCCTTCGGGCAGGTGGTGGCGGTGCGCGACGTGTCCCTCACGGTGCGGGAAGGGGAGGCGGTGGCGATCTTCGGCGCGAACGGCTCCGGAAAGACCACCTTCCTCAAGGCGGTGGCCGGGATGATTCCGGCCACGCGGGGAAAGGTCGCGTGGCGGGGCGAGGACCTGACGACGCTTCCGGCCCACGAGCGGGCCGCGCGGGGAATCCGGTACGTCTCCGACCGGTC from bacterium includes:
- a CDS encoding ATP-binding cassette domain-containing protein; amino-acid sequence: MNTLLSAEGISKSFGSTPILSGISLSIAAGEPVGLFGPNGSGKTTLVNILSGLLLPDTGTVRFDGAEITRLPLDARYRLGIARTFQIPHPYPALSVREAVHVALAVNTGNRTEGSVPRETMEEPTEELLARTGLFNQRFVPCAQLSQGCLRRLEFARALACRPKLLILDEIFSALSAADEGDLMALLRAANRDEGTAFLLVSHNPPLLKALCRRILVLEEGRIVRERTF